Proteins from a single region of Bos javanicus breed banteng chromosome 7, ARS-OSU_banteng_1.0, whole genome shotgun sequence:
- the LOC133251546 gene encoding hepatitis A virus cellular receptor 1-like isoform X2, which translates to MVGRHTNHFAFSFLQDNSAMHPWVAILGFLLLLADGVTSYREVIGVVGQSVTLPCFYEGKVTSMCWGQGKCSWIDCRNTIISTDGYKITKQKNERYKLKGDIGKRDVSLTIENAVPSDSGLYCCRIQKWLFNDKQSIIKLTIKPAPPMTTVSPYITSESTSTSTTNIPRTTYTTPPTMNTTIPEGNSTTTVVMDTHMTTGASTSALPKPTPTDDVKPAPPMTTVSPYITSESTSTSTTNIPRTTYTTPPTMNTTIPEGNSTTIVVTDTHLTTGASTSALPKPTPTDDVKPASSSSPTQTTGTQSTCSHKTNVTHSPWCSSTTGGNHTVIKFPSAVCCSIQTGIYIGISVIVVVLLLMLLVFMISKRSLCLGNKMRLLCMIPLKDSHIGALKNAAMKPVRAEDNIYVMDEAL; encoded by the exons ATGGTTGGAAGACACACTAAccactttgctttctctttccttcaggaCAACAGCGCCATGCATCCTTGGGTAGCCATCCTGGGCTTCCTACTCCTTCTGGCAG ATGGTGTAACATCTTACCGAGAAGTGATTGGAGTGGTAGGCCAGTCAGTCACGCTACCCTGCTTCTATGAAGGAAAAGTCACATCCATGTGCTGGGGCCAAGGGAAATGTTCTTGGATAGACTGCAGAAATACCATTATCAGTACTGATGGATACAAAATCACTAAACAGAAGAATGAACGTTATAAGCTCAAGGGAGATATTGGTAAAAGGGATGTTTCTTTGACCATAGAGAATGCAGTCCCTTCTGACAGTGGCTTGTATTGTTGCCGTATTCAGAAATGGCTTTTCAATGATAAACAAAGCATCATAAAGTTGACTATAAAGCCAG CTCCACCTATGACAACAGTGAGCCCCTATATCACTTCTGAAAGCACAAGCACCAGTACTACCAATATTCCAAGGACAACCTACACCACTCCTCCAACAATGAACACCACCATTCCAGAAGGGAACAGCACTACCACAGTAGTCATGGATACTCATATGACAACGGGGGCCTCTACCTCTGCTCTTCCAAAGCCAACACCCACAGACGACGTCAAGCCAG CTCCACCTATGACAACAGTGAGCCCCTATATCACTTCTGAAAGCACAAGCACCAGTACTACCAATATTCCAAGGACAACCTACACCACTCCTCCAACAATGAACACCACCATTCCAGAAGGGAACAGCACTACCATAGTAGTCACGGATACTCATCTGACAACGGGGGCCTCTACCTCTGCTCTTCCAAAGCCAACACCCACAGACGACGTCAAGCCAG CTTCTTCATCTTCTCCCACGCAGACTACAGGAACCCAGTCTACCTGTTCACATAAAACAAATGTAACGCACTCACCATGGTGCTCTTCCACAACAG GTGGGAATCACACTGTGATAAAGTTTCCAAGTGCTGTTTGTTGTAGCATTCAAACT GGAATCTACATTGGAATCTCTGTTATTGTCGTGGTATTATTGCTCATGCTTTTGGTATTCATGATTAGCAAAA GATCTCTTTGCCTGGGTAACAAGATGAGGCTACTATG TATGATTCCATTGAAAGATTCTCACATTGGAGCTTTGAAAAATGCAGCCATGAAGCCTGTCCGAGCAGAAGACAACATCTACGTTATGGATGAAGCTCTCTAA
- the LOC133251546 gene encoding hepatitis A virus cellular receptor 1-like isoform X1, translating into MVGRHTNHFAFSFLQDNSAMHPWVAILGFLLLLADGVTSYREVIGVVGQSVTLPCFYEGKVTSMCWGQGKCSWIDCRNTIISTDGYKITKQKNERYKLKGDIGKRDVSLTIENAVPSDSGLYCCRIQKWLFNDKQSIIKLTIKPAPPMTTVSPYITSESTSTSTTNIPRTTYTTPPTMNTTIPEGNSTTTVVMDTHMTTGASTSALPKPTPTDDVKPAPPMTTVSPYITSESTSTSTTNIPRTTYTTPPTMNTTIPEGNSTTIVVTDTHLTTGASTSALPKPTPTDDVKPASSSSPTQTTGTQSTCSHKTNVTHSPWCSSTTAGGNHTVIKFPSAVCCSIQTGIYIGISVIVVVLLLMLLVFMISKRSLCLGNKMRLLCMIPLKDSHIGALKNAAMKPVRAEDNIYVMDEAL; encoded by the exons ATGGTTGGAAGACACACTAAccactttgctttctctttccttcaggaCAACAGCGCCATGCATCCTTGGGTAGCCATCCTGGGCTTCCTACTCCTTCTGGCAG ATGGTGTAACATCTTACCGAGAAGTGATTGGAGTGGTAGGCCAGTCAGTCACGCTACCCTGCTTCTATGAAGGAAAAGTCACATCCATGTGCTGGGGCCAAGGGAAATGTTCTTGGATAGACTGCAGAAATACCATTATCAGTACTGATGGATACAAAATCACTAAACAGAAGAATGAACGTTATAAGCTCAAGGGAGATATTGGTAAAAGGGATGTTTCTTTGACCATAGAGAATGCAGTCCCTTCTGACAGTGGCTTGTATTGTTGCCGTATTCAGAAATGGCTTTTCAATGATAAACAAAGCATCATAAAGTTGACTATAAAGCCAG CTCCACCTATGACAACAGTGAGCCCCTATATCACTTCTGAAAGCACAAGCACCAGTACTACCAATATTCCAAGGACAACCTACACCACTCCTCCAACAATGAACACCACCATTCCAGAAGGGAACAGCACTACCACAGTAGTCATGGATACTCATATGACAACGGGGGCCTCTACCTCTGCTCTTCCAAAGCCAACACCCACAGACGACGTCAAGCCAG CTCCACCTATGACAACAGTGAGCCCCTATATCACTTCTGAAAGCACAAGCACCAGTACTACCAATATTCCAAGGACAACCTACACCACTCCTCCAACAATGAACACCACCATTCCAGAAGGGAACAGCACTACCATAGTAGTCACGGATACTCATCTGACAACGGGGGCCTCTACCTCTGCTCTTCCAAAGCCAACACCCACAGACGACGTCAAGCCAG CTTCTTCATCTTCTCCCACGCAGACTACAGGAACCCAGTCTACCTGTTCACATAAAACAAATGTAACGCACTCACCATGGTGCTCTTCCACAACAG CAGGTGGGAATCACACTGTGATAAAGTTTCCAAGTGCTGTTTGTTGTAGCATTCAAACT GGAATCTACATTGGAATCTCTGTTATTGTCGTGGTATTATTGCTCATGCTTTTGGTATTCATGATTAGCAAAA GATCTCTTTGCCTGGGTAACAAGATGAGGCTACTATG TATGATTCCATTGAAAGATTCTCACATTGGAGCTTTGAAAAATGCAGCCATGAAGCCTGTCCGAGCAGAAGACAACATCTACGTTATGGATGAAGCTCTCTAA
- the LOC133251546 gene encoding hepatitis A virus cellular receptor 1-like isoform X3 — MHPWVAILGFLLLLADGVTSYREVIGVVGQSVTLPCFYEGKVTSMCWGQGKCSWIDCRNTIISTDGYKITKQKNERYKLKGDIGKRDVSLTIENAVPSDSGLYCCRIQKWLFNDKQSIIKLTIKPAPPMTTVSPYITSESTSTSTTNIPRTTYTTPPTMNTTIPEGNSTTTVVMDTHMTTGASTSALPKPTPTDDVKPAPPMTTVSPYITSESTSTSTTNIPRTTYTTPPTMNTTIPEGNSTTIVVTDTHLTTGASTSALPKPTPTDDVKPASSSSPTQTTGTQSTCSHKTNVTHSPWCSSTTAGGNHTVIKFPSAVCCSIQTGIYIGISVIVVVLLLMLLVFMISKRSLCLGNKMRLLCMIPLKDSHIGALKNAAMKPVRAEDNIYVMDEAL; from the exons ATGCATCCTTGGGTAGCCATCCTGGGCTTCCTACTCCTTCTGGCAG ATGGTGTAACATCTTACCGAGAAGTGATTGGAGTGGTAGGCCAGTCAGTCACGCTACCCTGCTTCTATGAAGGAAAAGTCACATCCATGTGCTGGGGCCAAGGGAAATGTTCTTGGATAGACTGCAGAAATACCATTATCAGTACTGATGGATACAAAATCACTAAACAGAAGAATGAACGTTATAAGCTCAAGGGAGATATTGGTAAAAGGGATGTTTCTTTGACCATAGAGAATGCAGTCCCTTCTGACAGTGGCTTGTATTGTTGCCGTATTCAGAAATGGCTTTTCAATGATAAACAAAGCATCATAAAGTTGACTATAAAGCCAG CTCCACCTATGACAACAGTGAGCCCCTATATCACTTCTGAAAGCACAAGCACCAGTACTACCAATATTCCAAGGACAACCTACACCACTCCTCCAACAATGAACACCACCATTCCAGAAGGGAACAGCACTACCACAGTAGTCATGGATACTCATATGACAACGGGGGCCTCTACCTCTGCTCTTCCAAAGCCAACACCCACAGACGACGTCAAGCCAG CTCCACCTATGACAACAGTGAGCCCCTATATCACTTCTGAAAGCACAAGCACCAGTACTACCAATATTCCAAGGACAACCTACACCACTCCTCCAACAATGAACACCACCATTCCAGAAGGGAACAGCACTACCATAGTAGTCACGGATACTCATCTGACAACGGGGGCCTCTACCTCTGCTCTTCCAAAGCCAACACCCACAGACGACGTCAAGCCAG CTTCTTCATCTTCTCCCACGCAGACTACAGGAACCCAGTCTACCTGTTCACATAAAACAAATGTAACGCACTCACCATGGTGCTCTTCCACAACAG CAGGTGGGAATCACACTGTGATAAAGTTTCCAAGTGCTGTTTGTTGTAGCATTCAAACT GGAATCTACATTGGAATCTCTGTTATTGTCGTGGTATTATTGCTCATGCTTTTGGTATTCATGATTAGCAAAA GATCTCTTTGCCTGGGTAACAAGATGAGGCTACTATG TATGATTCCATTGAAAGATTCTCACATTGGAGCTTTGAAAAATGCAGCCATGAAGCCTGTCCGAGCAGAAGACAACATCTACGTTATGGATGAAGCTCTCTAA